The bacterium genome includes a region encoding these proteins:
- a CDS encoding UvrD-helicase domain-containing protein: MLSRLIPMQRYLEKLNPEQVEAVKHSYGPLLILAGAGSGKTTVLVQRTQRLILDEVARAEAILVLTFTNKAARELKFRVAQKLDKKQAQAIYASTFHSFGLDIIKKHHNVLGLPKRFGVIDQSDAQSVVKELLKTTVDSEKSDFDLDTLLNCIQTLRAGKEIANNLQDYQDMAEALCSKYIERLRSLGVVDFEGLILGPIEIFEKKPDILKQYQDQFQQIMVDEFQDTNDIQMQMLKLLAQKHQNLTVVGDDDQSIYGWRGAQIQHILDFPKRYKNCKVVRLERNYRSKAKILDLANHIIAKNSTRHGKKLLASGYDDDGYEPEVFLYLNEVDESEGMVTQIEYFKSKGYKNEDIALLYRSNSQGGMIEAALRKQQIPYVLTGGTGFFSRKEIKDILAYLKCMFRPDEISVRRAMHTPSKGIGEKSIQTIFEYAQTHNISFFKASQKSLEGLNEKSQQAVNQFHQQLKEYKDILLNGKEKCEDLLVKILEKIGYKRMVISSFKDIHTAQKRWDLVLTFCRVLGAYIQKSGKNAQSFLKFIENMDLGDVEEDQKDGASVQLMTLHACKGLEFPVVIISGVEEGILPHQRLGQDISEERRLFYVGITRAKEHLVLTRAKERKKHGKLKPSATSRFLAEVDEPLIKNYQSAFRPQGENERKAMVAALFAKIDQKTEKLKG; encoded by the coding sequence ATGTTGTCACGTTTGATACCCATGCAGCGTTACCTAGAAAAACTAAATCCAGAGCAAGTTGAGGCAGTAAAACATAGTTATGGCCCATTGCTTATTTTGGCTGGAGCAGGGAGTGGTAAAACTACAGTTTTAGTGCAACGTACACAGAGGCTAATTTTAGATGAAGTTGCTCGTGCAGAGGCTATTTTAGTCCTGACTTTTACCAACAAAGCGGCTAGAGAGTTAAAGTTTAGAGTTGCGCAGAAGCTAGATAAAAAACAAGCTCAAGCCATCTATGCCAGTACCTTTCATTCTTTTGGTTTAGACATCATCAAAAAACATCACAATGTTTTAGGATTACCCAAGCGCTTTGGTGTCATTGATCAAAGTGATGCTCAGTCGGTTGTAAAAGAACTGTTAAAGACAACAGTTGATAGTGAAAAAAGTGATTTTGATCTGGATACATTATTGAATTGTATTCAAACACTTAGAGCTGGCAAAGAAATAGCCAATAACTTACAAGATTATCAAGATATGGCTGAAGCCTTATGCTCCAAATATATTGAAAGACTGAGGTCTTTGGGTGTTGTTGATTTTGAGGGCTTAATCCTGGGACCTATAGAAATCTTTGAAAAAAAACCTGATATTCTGAAGCAGTATCAAGATCAATTCCAACAGATCATGGTGGATGAATTTCAAGACACCAATGACATACAGATGCAAATGCTAAAACTTTTAGCACAAAAGCATCAAAATTTAACTGTGGTTGGAGATGATGATCAGTCTATTTATGGTTGGCGTGGAGCACAAATCCAACATATTTTAGATTTTCCAAAAAGATACAAAAATTGCAAAGTGGTGCGCTTGGAAAGAAACTATAGATCCAAAGCCAAAATTTTAGATTTAGCCAACCATATTATTGCAAAAAACAGTACCCGTCATGGCAAAAAACTATTGGCTTCAGGCTATGATGATGATGGCTATGAACCAGAAGTTTTTCTTTATCTCAATGAAGTTGATGAATCTGAAGGCATGGTTACTCAGATAGAGTACTTTAAAAGCAAAGGCTATAAAAACGAAGATATTGCTTTATTGTACCGATCTAACAGTCAAGGAGGGATGATTGAAGCAGCTTTAAGAAAGCAGCAAATACCTTATGTTTTAACCGGTGGAACGGGCTTTTTTAGCCGCAAAGAAATCAAAGATATTTTAGCTTATTTAAAGTGTATGTTTAGGCCAGATGAAATCAGTGTAAGAAGAGCAATGCATACCCCAAGTAAAGGTATTGGTGAAAAAAGTATTCAAACCATCTTTGAATATGCACAAACACATAATATAAGTTTCTTCAAAGCCAGCCAAAAAAGTTTAGAGGGGTTAAATGAAAAGTCGCAGCAAGCCGTAAATCAATTTCATCAGCAACTCAAAGAGTACAAAGATATTTTGCTTAACGGCAAAGAAAAATGTGAAGACCTTTTAGTAAAAATCTTAGAAAAAATAGGCTATAAACGCATGGTCATCAGTTCCTTTAAAGATATTCATACTGCTCAAAAACGTTGGGATTTAGTTTTAACATTTTGTAGAGTCTTAGGTGCATACATTCAAAAAAGTGGAAAAAATGCGCAGTCATTTTTAAAATTTATTGAAAATATGGATTTAGGTGATGTTGAAGAAGATCAAAAAGATGGTGCTTCTGTTCAGCTCATGACTCTTCATGCATGTAAGGGACTAGAATTTCCTGTTGTTATTATTAGCGGCGTTGAAGAAGGAATTTTACCCCACCAACGTTTAGGTCAAGATATTAGTGAGGAGCGACGCTTGTTTTATGTAGGGATCACGCGTGCCAAAGAGCATTTGGTTTTAACCCGTGCCAAAGAAAGAAAAAAGCATGGTAAACTAAAGCCCAGTGCCACCTCAAGGTTTTTAGCTGAAGTTGATGAACCGTTAATTAAAAACTACCAAAGTGCATTTAGACCCCAGGGAGAGAATGAAAGAAAAGCTATGGTAGCCGCACTGTTTGCTAAAATAGATCAAAAAACGGAAAAGCTGAAAGGATAA
- a CDS encoding NAD-dependent epimerase/dehydratase family protein, with protein MDSTNINIVIAGASGYIGQAIIPQILERFQSATVFALSRSKMSTLHPRLTWRECDLFSLKSIEEALPEKVDCAIYLVHSMVPTAALDQGSFADYDLILADNFARVLKLRNNKHIIYLGGLIPEQEDLSLHLQSRLEVEQVFKEHNLPLTIFRAGLIVGTQGSSFQIMLKLVQRLPVMVCPKWTQNLTSPVDLKTVVQSITRIILKKEHVGKTYDLAACEPLSYLEMMQQTASHMNKRKLFIRFPYLTPRLSSLWVSLVTQSSKNLVYPLIESLKYSMVTRPDKELKGLTKQRYLDILKNLDLSLKKSKSFFRFKPQRKTVRSVQRLPLPKNKDAYWIKKRYFLWLKHVLKPLVDIVYISQQSIFKFKLFKLTILTLKLNKHRSHKDRQLLYINKGILVAEKNRGRLEFRTVLNNRYVLAAIHDYKPSLPWFIYTLTQAKVHALVMKCFANHLRKKLNTKMKSH; from the coding sequence ATGGATAGTACAAATATAAATATTGTTATTGCCGGTGCCAGTGGTTACATAGGCCAAGCCATTATTCCGCAAATCCTTGAGCGTTTTCAATCAGCAACTGTTTTTGCTTTATCAAGAAGTAAAATGAGTACGCTTCATCCAAGGCTTACCTGGCGAGAGTGTGATTTGTTTTCTCTAAAATCAATAGAAGAGGCTTTGCCAGAAAAAGTAGACTGTGCAATTTACTTGGTTCACTCTATGGTCCCTACCGCAGCTTTAGATCAGGGCTCTTTTGCAGACTATGACCTGATTTTAGCGGATAATTTTGCCAGGGTTCTAAAACTAAGAAACAATAAGCATATTATCTACCTTGGAGGCCTAATCCCTGAGCAAGAAGATTTATCGTTGCATTTGCAAAGTAGATTGGAAGTAGAGCAAGTCTTTAAAGAGCATAACTTACCACTAACTATTTTTAGAGCAGGTCTAATTGTTGGTACACAAGGCTCGTCATTTCAAATCATGTTGAAATTGGTTCAGCGCTTGCCTGTTATGGTTTGTCCTAAATGGACACAAAACTTAACATCTCCGGTTGATTTAAAAACAGTGGTACAGTCTATTACACGCATAATCTTAAAAAAAGAACATGTTGGAAAAACCTATGATCTGGCAGCTTGTGAGCCATTGAGCTATTTAGAGATGATGCAGCAAACAGCTTCACACATGAACAAAAGAAAGCTCTTTATTCGCTTTCCCTACTTAACACCTAGGCTGTCTAGCTTGTGGGTAAGTCTTGTTACTCAAAGTTCTAAAAATTTGGTTTATCCACTGATAGAATCTTTAAAGTACTCTATGGTTACTCGCCCAGATAAAGAGTTAAAAGGACTTACAAAACAGAGATATTTGGATATTTTAAAAAATCTAGATTTAAGTTTAAAAAAATCAAAGTCATTCTTTAGATTTAAGCCACAACGAAAAACAGTTCGTTCAGTGCAAAGATTGCCATTGCCAAAAAACAAAGACGCATATTGGATTAAAAAACGTTACTTTTTATGGTTAAAGCATGTTTTGAAACCACTGGTGGATATTGTTTATATCTCTCAGCAATCTATATTTAAATTTAAACTGTTTAAGCTCACGATATTAACATTAAAGTTAAATAAACATCGGAGTCACAAAGATCGACAGTTGCTGTATATCAACAAGGGTATATTGGTTGCAGAGAAAAATAGAGGTAGGCTTGAATTTAGAACTGTTCTTAATAATCGATATGTTCTGGCAGCCATTCATGATTATAAACCATCTTTACCTTGGTTTATTTATACATTAACTCAGGCAAAAGTTCATGCTCTGGTCATGAAGTGTTTTGCAAATCATTTAAGAAAAAAGTTAAACACTAAAATGAAGTCGCACTAA
- a CDS encoding 3'-5' exonuclease domain-containing protein 2, whose product MFIDGRKKLSKQEINEFPFLQYPGTIHIVQDYEQQIEVCQHLNKEEILGFDTETRPNFRKGQNNPVALLQLATKTDAYLFQLKQQALSPDLSNILSSAKILKLGVAVRDDIIALQKLRDFQAQGFIELADLAEEKGLQNFGLNALSVIFTGHRLKKSAKLSNWAAKTLKDKQIHYAACDAYVSLLIHEGLLKL is encoded by the coding sequence GTGTTCATTGACGGTCGCAAAAAACTGAGCAAACAAGAAATAAATGAATTTCCATTTTTACAGTATCCCGGTACCATTCATATTGTTCAAGACTATGAACAGCAAATTGAAGTTTGCCAACATTTAAACAAAGAAGAAATTTTAGGCTTTGATACAGAAACACGGCCTAACTTTAGAAAAGGACAAAACAATCCTGTGGCACTTCTACAACTGGCAACAAAAACCGATGCTTATTTATTTCAGCTGAAACAACAAGCCCTAAGTCCAGATTTATCAAACATCTTAAGCTCAGCTAAAATTCTTAAACTGGGTGTAGCCGTTAGAGACGATATCATTGCTTTACAAAAACTTAGAGACTTTCAAGCTCAAGGCTTTATAGAGTTGGCTGATTTAGCAGAAGAAAAAGGCTTACAGAACTTTGGGCTCAATGCCTTAAGTGTCATTTTTACCGGTCATCGCTTAAAAAAAAGTGCTAAACTTTCTAATTGGGCAGCAAAGACCTTAAAAGACAAACAAATACATTATGCCGCTTGTGATGCTTATGTTTCTTTACTCATTCACGAAGGTCTTCTTAAACTTTAA
- the mutM gene encoding bifunctional DNA-formamidopyrimidine glycosylase/DNA-(apurinic or apyrimidinic site) lyase: MPELPEVETVCQGLSQLIEKEAEVNHIQVYTKKLRFDLPENIDQTLFGQKLQYFSRRAKYILWHFDQHIMISHLGMTGSWREFKAKDIRKHDHFVIGFKGDQTLVYNDPRRFGFIDISKQKNISEHKFLKHLGPEPLSDQFNHNYLQNYCKNKTAAIKSVIMDQRCVVGVGNIYACEALFQSKLHPLTPAKDISEFNLKQLVKSIKSVLSLAIEAGGSTIKDFKQAGGEKGYFQHQFLVYGKANETCPSCKQYTIKNLRVGGRSSFFCPQCQPEISVRYGK; encoded by the coding sequence ATGCCGGAACTTCCAGAAGTTGAAACTGTGTGTCAAGGGCTTTCTCAATTGATCGAGAAAGAAGCTGAGGTCAACCATATTCAAGTCTATACAAAAAAATTACGTTTTGACCTGCCAGAAAACATTGACCAGACCCTATTTGGTCAAAAGCTTCAGTATTTTTCAAGGAGAGCCAAGTATATTTTATGGCACTTTGATCAACATATCATGATCAGTCACTTGGGGATGACGGGATCATGGAGAGAGTTTAAAGCCAAGGATATAAGAAAGCATGATCACTTTGTTATAGGATTTAAAGGTGATCAAACCTTGGTTTACAATGACCCAAGACGGTTTGGGTTTATAGATATATCTAAGCAAAAAAATATTTCAGAGCATAAATTTTTAAAGCATTTAGGTCCTGAGCCATTATCCGATCAATTCAATCATAACTATTTACAAAACTACTGCAAGAATAAAACGGCGGCCATTAAATCTGTGATTATGGATCAACGCTGTGTTGTAGGTGTGGGAAATATTTATGCCTGTGAAGCCTTGTTCCAAAGTAAGCTTCATCCTTTGACACCTGCCAAAGATATTAGTGAGTTTAATCTTAAACAATTGGTTAAAAGTATTAAAAGTGTTTTATCTCTGGCCATTGAAGCAGGTGGATCTACCATCAAAGATTTTAAGCAAGCCGGTGGTGAGAAGGGCTATTTTCAACATCAGTTTTTAGTCTATGGTAAAGCCAACGAGACCTGTCCAAGCTGTAAACAGTATACAATTAAAAATTTAAGAGTAGGGGGCAGAAGCAGCTTTTTTTGTCCACAGTGTCAGCCAGAAATATCCGTACGGTATGGCAAATAA
- a CDS encoding dihydrofolate reductase, with the protein MLISAIAAHSKNKVIGKNNDMPWHIPQEFAHFKRTTLNHHILMGRKSLEALPGVLPKRTHLVVSRQEPSMTHPSVLWFKSIESAITHAKNAGETELFICGGAQIYEQCLEFCDYLYLSEIDFNIPNGDAFFPDFDQTQWDIVEEKQHPAISETQPAWVFKKFARIKTK; encoded by the coding sequence ATGCTGATCTCTGCCATTGCTGCGCACAGCAAAAACAAAGTCATTGGTAAAAATAACGATATGCCTTGGCATATTCCGCAAGAGTTTGCTCACTTTAAACGCACAACCCTCAATCACCATATTTTAATGGGTCGCAAATCTTTAGAAGCCCTGCCCGGGGTATTACCCAAACGCACGCATTTGGTTGTTTCTAGACAAGAGCCAAGCATGACCCATCCCAGTGTCTTGTGGTTTAAAAGTATTGAATCCGCTATAACACATGCAAAAAATGCGGGAGAAACAGAGCTGTTTATTTGTGGGGGCGCACAAATTTATGAACAATGCTTAGAGTTTTGTGATTACTTGTACTTGTCCGAAATTGATTTCAATATTCCAAATGGCGATGCCTTTTTTCCAGACTTTGATCAAACACAATGGGATATTGTTGAAGAAAAACAACATCCGGCTATCAGTGAAACACAACCCGCTTGGGTATTTAAAAAGTTTGCGCGTATCAAAACAAAGTAG
- a CDS encoding thymidylate synthase, translating into MRNYLQLMQHIMEKGEDRTDRTGVGTRSLFGAQLRFNLQEGFPLVTTKKCHLKSIIHELLWFLQGDTNIAYLKENKVRIWDEWADEKGDLGPVYGKQWRSWQTPNNESIDQIQNLMRGLKNNPHSRRHIVSAWNVADVEKMALPPCHTMFQFYVSLNKEKPRLSCQLYQRSADYFLGVPFNIASYALLTMMIANVLDYDYGDFVHSFGDVHLYQNHFEQVQTQLSRETFPKPTMLIKRKPKDIFSYHYDDFELINYQCHPAIKAEVAV; encoded by the coding sequence ATGCGCAATTATCTTCAACTTATGCAACACATTATGGAAAAGGGTGAAGACCGCACAGATAGAACTGGTGTAGGTACTCGATCATTGTTTGGCGCGCAGTTGCGCTTTAATTTACAAGAAGGTTTTCCTTTGGTCACCACCAAGAAATGTCATCTTAAATCTATTATTCATGAGCTGCTATGGTTTTTACAAGGCGACACCAACATTGCCTACCTCAAAGAAAATAAAGTCCGCATATGGGATGAATGGGCGGATGAAAAGGGTGACTTAGGTCCGGTGTATGGCAAACAATGGCGCAGTTGGCAAACGCCTAACAATGAAAGTATTGACCAAATTCAAAATTTAATGCGTGGCTTAAAAAACAATCCGCACTCTCGGCGGCATATTGTTTCTGCCTGGAATGTAGCTGATGTAGAAAAAATGGCGCTTCCCCCTTGTCATACAATGTTTCAGTTTTATGTCTCTCTTAATAAAGAAAAACCCCGTTTGTCCTGTCAGCTTTACCAACGCTCTGCGGATTACTTTTTGGGCGTACCTTTTAATATTGCCAGCTATGCTTTACTCACCATGATGATTGCCAATGTCTTAGATTATGACTACGGTGACTTTGTCCACAGTTTTGGTGATGTGCATCTGTACCAAAATCACTTTGAACAAGTGCAAACCCAATTAAGTCGGGAAACTTTTCCTAAGCCTACGATGTTGATCAAGCGCAAACCTAAAGACATTTTTTCATATCACTACGATGACTTTGAACTGATCAACTATCAATGTCATCCTGCAATTAAAGCTGAGGTTGCTGTCTAA
- a CDS encoding cytochrome c-type biogenesis protein CcmH — MNALKFFISVIILVLSSSVQAQLPQLNPEQEKRAQAIDKRLMAPCCWAKTVAEDNSGMAFGVREQVRTLILAGKSNAEVLAYFEAEYGEKILSSPKKENFNLLLWILPFILMPLLMFGVYKIILSWRKPVSSDGKKSAAQLPFIKEDVVSEHDKSKNKSEDYAKYAKQLDQELYGDDT, encoded by the coding sequence GTGAATGCATTGAAATTTTTTATAAGTGTAATCATTCTTGTGTTGAGTAGTAGTGTTCAGGCCCAACTCCCTCAGTTGAATCCTGAGCAAGAAAAACGAGCCCAAGCCATAGATAAACGATTAATGGCCCCTTGTTGTTGGGCTAAAACTGTTGCTGAAGATAATTCAGGCATGGCTTTTGGCGTTAGGGAGCAAGTTAGGACTTTAATTTTAGCTGGAAAAAGTAATGCAGAGGTTTTAGCTTATTTTGAGGCTGAGTATGGAGAAAAAATTTTAAGTAGTCCAAAAAAAGAAAACTTTAACCTCTTACTGTGGATTCTACCTTTTATTCTTATGCCGCTGTTAATGTTTGGGGTGTATAAAATTATTTTATCATGGAGGAAGCCTGTGTCTTCTGATGGGAAAAAATCAGCTGCACAACTGCCTTTTATCAAAGAAGATGTGGTTTCTGAGCACGACAAGTCCAAAAACAAATCAGAAGACTATGCTAAGTATGCCAAGCAATTGGATCAAGAGCTTTATGGAGACGACACTTAA
- a CDS encoding DUF924 domain-containing protein: MQLHHHSNWQNIHEYWFKDLSLDKTYLKERGQLWFGKNPEVDRYMREQFLPLLKDFSAGRRFSEWKSNPQSYVSLIVLLDQFSRNIFRDSDQMYAYDHAALNLALEGLKKNIDQALHPLEKVFFYLPLEHSENLNMQRLSLKMFKQLMDKDKTFTEHYIYAVKHYDIIAQFGRFPHRNKILNRTSSPEEIEFLKQPGSSF; encoded by the coding sequence ATGCAGCTACACCATCATTCTAATTGGCAGAATATTCATGAATATTGGTTTAAAGATCTATCTCTAGATAAAACATACCTTAAGGAGCGAGGACAGCTCTGGTTTGGAAAAAATCCTGAGGTAGACCGCTATATGCGTGAACAATTTTTACCCTTATTGAAAGACTTTTCTGCAGGCAGACGGTTTTCTGAATGGAAATCCAACCCACAAAGCTATGTTTCGCTGATTGTTTTACTGGATCAATTTTCCAGAAATATCTTCAGAGACAGTGATCAAATGTATGCCTATGACCATGCGGCTCTCAACTTAGCTTTAGAAGGCTTAAAGAAAAATATAGACCAAGCCTTGCACCCCTTAGAAAAAGTGTTTTTTTACTTGCCCCTTGAGCATAGTGAGAACTTAAACATGCAACGATTAAGTCTTAAAATGTTCAAACAACTGATGGACAAAGACAAAACCTTCACTGAACACTATATTTATGCTGTTAAACATTACGATATTATTGCCCAGTTTGGACGTTTTCCTCATAGAAATAAAATTTTAAACCGCACCAGCAGCCCAGAAGAAATTGAATTTCTTAAACAACCTGGAAGTTCTTTTTAA
- a CDS encoding ATP-dependent DNA helicase: MLDDAQNILNTQFGFDDFRKGQEAIIDSILSGQDTLAVMPTGGGKSICYQVPALQFKGLTLVISPLISLMRDQVSFLNSKNIPAGFFHSAQTAAQRRMIFQNIAYHTARNESYLLYVSPERIQNENFMNWLQEQDPKLFAVDEAHCVSQWGHDFREDYARLHDLRTVHPNVPVLATTATATPMVLDDISEQLRLKKPQKHIYGFYRPNLFYQVEYCSNENLKYDFIHQALSKDPDHRIIIYAGTRKQCESLFDHFFSQFSKIAYYHAGLSADQRDDVQNRYESGQIRVLIATNAFGMGVDTPNVRKIIHYQMPANIESYYQEIGRAGRDGQNATCILLYSKKDYGLQSFFIRQSKANQKIIQNKWNALDAMINYAEGAECRHSEILTYFKDTQRIENCGHCDSCSPDSNRKVVLSPTMPKTKLRKKATPTGAKAKKKKASSKKKVIPVDNRPLDNTELLRMKHLKQWRYDYAKQKDIPAFMVFSNKTLHDLAMKNPQSKTDLKAVHGLGSYKIRQFGKELVEVLETSP, encoded by the coding sequence ATGCTGGATGATGCACAAAACATTTTAAATACTCAATTTGGTTTTGATGATTTTAGAAAAGGTCAAGAAGCCATCATAGACTCAATTTTATCTGGCCAAGATACCTTGGCGGTTATGCCCACTGGTGGAGGTAAGTCTATTTGTTATCAAGTTCCAGCCTTGCAATTTAAGGGCTTAACTTTAGTGATTTCGCCGCTGATTTCCCTCATGCGTGACCAAGTTTCATTTTTAAACTCAAAAAATATTCCCGCTGGCTTTTTTCACTCTGCTCAAACAGCTGCTCAACGACGAATGATTTTTCAGAATATTGCCTATCATACCGCACGTAATGAAAGCTATCTTCTCTATGTTTCTCCAGAGCGTATACAAAATGAAAACTTTATGAATTGGTTGCAAGAGCAAGATCCCAAGCTTTTTGCTGTTGATGAAGCCCACTGCGTATCACAGTGGGGACATGATTTTAGAGAAGATTATGCTCGTTTGCATGACTTAAGAACAGTTCACCCAAATGTTCCTGTTTTAGCCACCACCGCAACCGCGACTCCCATGGTTCTTGATGATATTTCAGAGCAGCTTAGACTAAAAAAACCTCAAAAACACATTTATGGTTTTTATCGACCTAATTTATTCTATCAAGTTGAATACTGCAGCAATGAAAATTTAAAGTATGACTTTATTCATCAAGCTTTAAGTAAAGACCCTGATCATCGAATCATCATATACGCTGGAACACGCAAGCAATGTGAAAGTTTATTTGATCACTTTTTTAGTCAGTTTAGCAAAATTGCTTACTACCATGCGGGTTTAAGTGCAGATCAAAGAGATGATGTTCAAAACCGCTATGAATCTGGACAAATCAGAGTGCTCATTGCCACCAATGCTTTTGGTATGGGTGTCGATACGCCCAATGTTAGAAAAATCATTCACTATCAAATGCCTGCCAATATTGAATCTTATTACCAAGAAATAGGTAGAGCCGGCAGAGATGGTCAAAATGCTACCTGCATACTCTTGTATTCTAAAAAAGACTATGGCTTACAAAGCTTTTTCATCCGCCAAAGCAAAGCCAACCAAAAAATCATCCAAAACAAATGGAATGCCCTCGATGCCATGATCAATTATGCTGAAGGTGCTGAATGCCGTCACAGTGAAATTTTAACCTATTTCAAAGATACTCAGAGAATTGAAAACTGTGGCCATTGTGACAGCTGTTCACCCGATTCTAATCGTAAAGTTGTGTTGTCACCAACAATGCCAAAAACCAAACTCCGGAAAAAAGCAACTCCAACTGGCGCAAAAGCAAAAAAGAAAAAAGCATCCAGCAAAAAAAAAGTCATCCCAGTAGACAACCGCCCCTTGGACAATACTGAACTTTTGCGCATGAAACATCTCAAACAATGGCGCTATGATTACGCCAAGCAAAAAGATATTCCAGCTTTTATGGTTTTTAGCAATAAAACCTTGCATGACTTGGCCATGAAAAACCCACAATCCAAAACAGATTTAAAAGCTGTACATGGTTTAGGCAGCTATAAAATTAGACAGTTTGGTAAAGAGTTGGTTGAAGTTTTAGAAACTTCACCCTGA
- a CDS encoding FKBP-type peptidyl-prolyl cis-trans isomerase: protein MNDLNIETLKEGTGAEVESGARVKVHYTGWLTDGTKFDSSVDRGEPFEFALGAGQVIEGWDRGVMGMKQGEKRKLTIASSMAYGEHGAGGVIPPNATLVFEVELLDFK from the coding sequence ATGAATGATTTAAATATTGAAACATTAAAAGAGGGCACAGGTGCAGAAGTTGAATCTGGTGCTAGGGTTAAAGTACATTATACCGGTTGGTTAACCGATGGCACAAAGTTTGATTCGTCTGTGGACCGTGGAGAGCCATTTGAGTTTGCTTTAGGTGCGGGTCAAGTTATTGAAGGCTGGGATAGAGGTGTTATGGGCATGAAGCAAGGAGAAAAACGTAAGTTAACCATTGCTTCAAGTATGGCCTATGGTGAGCACGGTGCTGGTGGCGTTATTCCTCCCAATGCTACCTTGGTTTTTGAGGTAGAGCTTCTAGACTTTAAATAA
- a CDS encoding YheU family protein: MENNNIHVELDEDSPKPVLIPKDKIPKDTLMALIEAFVLREGTDYGTIEYSLEEKQKHVLKLIESGDVVVTFDFVTESPSLMTFSTYKELTQVRQ; encoded by the coding sequence ATGGAAAACAATAATATTCATGTTGAGCTGGATGAGGATAGCCCCAAACCAGTTTTAATCCCTAAAGACAAAATTCCTAAAGATACTTTGATGGCTTTAATTGAAGCCTTTGTCCTGCGTGAAGGTACAGATTATGGAACAATTGAGTATTCTTTAGAAGAAAAACAAAAACATGTTCTAAAGCTAATTGAATCGGGAGATGTTGTTGTAACGTTTGATTTTGTTACTGAAAGCCCAAGTTTGATGACATTTTCAACGTATAAAGAGCTCACACAAGTTAGACAGTGA
- a CDS encoding DUF539 domain-containing protein has product MTYVLISIAFFALFFVLMSLGLLQGKAIKGTCGGLNKFKTDDGRTICEACAPKEVEELKQQILSSS; this is encoded by the coding sequence ATGACTTACGTTTTAATCAGTATTGCTTTTTTTGCTTTGTTTTTTGTGCTGATGTCCCTGGGCTTACTGCAAGGCAAAGCCATCAAAGGCACTTGCGGCGGACTCAACAAATTTAAAACCGATGACGGAAGAACCATCTGCGAAGCCTGTGCTCCCAAAGAAGTTGAAGAATTAAAGCAACAAATTCTTAGTTCGTCGTAA